A DNA window from Blastocatellia bacterium contains the following coding sequences:
- a CDS encoding response regulator, producing the protein MEHERAEPKRLLIVDDDEAITSSLASLLESDAVMVRTASSWEQAVELLGVETFDLVITDLRLKGATGMEGFELISQIKRQRPETRVVLLTAYGSPEAEREARERGADAYVEKALPISVLLERVRALGFSTDPAGSKREASA; encoded by the coding sequence GTGGAGCATGAGCGAGCGGAGCCGAAGCGACTGCTCATCGTGGACGACGATGAGGCGATCACCTCCAGCCTGGCGTCACTGCTAGAGTCCGACGCCGTCATGGTGCGAACAGCTTCCTCATGGGAACAGGCGGTTGAGCTTCTTGGAGTTGAAACTTTTGATCTCGTGATTACCGATCTGCGACTGAAAGGCGCGACGGGTATGGAAGGCTTTGAGCTGATCTCTCAGATCAAGCGGCAGAGGCCGGAGACGCGGGTGGTGCTGCTGACGGCGTATGGCTCGCCGGAAGCCGAGCGCGAGGCCCGCGAGCGCGGCGCCGACGCCTACGTGGAGAAGGCGCTGCCGATTTCCGTCTTGCTCGAAAGAGTCCGAGCGTTGGGCTTTTCAACTGACCCTGCGGGCTCCAAAAGAGAGGCTTCCGCATGA